One Vitis vinifera cultivar Pinot Noir 40024 chromosome 8, ASM3070453v1 genomic window carries:
- the LOC100240905 gene encoding uncharacterized protein LOC100240905 isoform X1 has translation MPPKWLHHLGSMKEFSKMRTIASCYSEHAIKVSDSYCSGPSNQACLSPSLIPSIQKAVTCIYKARLSNQKQLLITLNWCNNLVGQGFSIKISNDLSSSFESNAVSHQFRNNRGTRTFELCDSRIEVFWDLSRAQYDSGPEPINGFYVIVLADSELSLLLGDMDVEPHVKKLINGIPVAKFSLVSRSEHFSGNAVYLTKVQFCDTGTAHDILIKCSGEDEGSRNPVLSVCVDNKKVIQVKRLRWNFRGNQTIFVDGLLVDMMWDVHDWFFNPSSGSAVFMFRTRSGLDSRLWLEEKNLTNKEQEKVEFSLLICACKNPD, from the exons ATGCCACCAAAATGGTTGCACCATTTGGGCTCTATGAAAGAG TTCTCTAAAATGAGAACCATAGCATCTTGTTACAGCGAACACGCCATTAAAGTTTCAGACTCCTACTGTTCAGGCCCTTCAAACCAGGCTTGTCTCTCCCCAAGCCTCATCCCTTCAATCCAAAAGGCAGTTACATGTATTTACAAGGCTAGGCTCTCCAATCAAAAGCAGCTCCTGATCACTCTCAACTGGTGCAACAACCTGGTTGGACAAGGCTTCAGCATTAAAATCAGCAACGACCTCTCCTCTTCTTTCGAATCCAATGCAGTCTCTCATCAATTTCGAAATAATAGGGGCACCAGGACTTTCGAATTATGCGACTCAAGAATTGAAGTCTTCTGGGATCTTTCCAGGGCTCAGTATGACAGTGGACCAGAACCAATCAATGGGTTTTATGTCATAGTTTTGGCTGACTCGGAACTTAGTCTCCTCCTTGGAGACATGGATGTGGAACCCCATGTGAAAAAACTCATAAATGGAATCCCTGTTGCAAAATTCTCCTTGGTTTCCAGGAGCGAGCATTTCTCTGGTAACGCCGTCTACTTGACTAAGGTTCAATTCTGTGACACTGGAACAGCCCATGACATTCTGATCAAGTGTAGCGGAGAAGATGAAGGGTCTAGGAATCCGGTATTATCTGTCTGCGTGGACAACAAGAAGGTAATTCAGGTAAAGCGATTAAGGTGGAATTTTCGGGGAAACCAGACCATCTTTGTGGATGGATTGCTAGTGGATATGATGTGGGATGTTCATGATTGGTTCTTCAATCCATCATCCGGTTCTGCTGTTTTCATGTTTAGGACAAGGAGCGGACTGGACAGCAGGCTATGGTTGGAGGAGAAGAATTTGACGAATAAGGAACAAGAGAAGGTCGAGTTCTCCTTGTTGATCTGTGCCTGTAAGAACCCTGACTGA
- the LOC100240905 gene encoding uncharacterized protein LOC100240905 isoform X2 has translation MRTIASCYSEHAIKVSDSYCSGPSNQACLSPSLIPSIQKAVTCIYKARLSNQKQLLITLNWCNNLVGQGFSIKISNDLSSSFESNAVSHQFRNNRGTRTFELCDSRIEVFWDLSRAQYDSGPEPINGFYVIVLADSELSLLLGDMDVEPHVKKLINGIPVAKFSLVSRSEHFSGNAVYLTKVQFCDTGTAHDILIKCSGEDEGSRNPVLSVCVDNKKVIQVKRLRWNFRGNQTIFVDGLLVDMMWDVHDWFFNPSSGSAVFMFRTRSGLDSRLWLEEKNLTNKEQEKVEFSLLICACKNPD, from the coding sequence ATGAGAACCATAGCATCTTGTTACAGCGAACACGCCATTAAAGTTTCAGACTCCTACTGTTCAGGCCCTTCAAACCAGGCTTGTCTCTCCCCAAGCCTCATCCCTTCAATCCAAAAGGCAGTTACATGTATTTACAAGGCTAGGCTCTCCAATCAAAAGCAGCTCCTGATCACTCTCAACTGGTGCAACAACCTGGTTGGACAAGGCTTCAGCATTAAAATCAGCAACGACCTCTCCTCTTCTTTCGAATCCAATGCAGTCTCTCATCAATTTCGAAATAATAGGGGCACCAGGACTTTCGAATTATGCGACTCAAGAATTGAAGTCTTCTGGGATCTTTCCAGGGCTCAGTATGACAGTGGACCAGAACCAATCAATGGGTTTTATGTCATAGTTTTGGCTGACTCGGAACTTAGTCTCCTCCTTGGAGACATGGATGTGGAACCCCATGTGAAAAAACTCATAAATGGAATCCCTGTTGCAAAATTCTCCTTGGTTTCCAGGAGCGAGCATTTCTCTGGTAACGCCGTCTACTTGACTAAGGTTCAATTCTGTGACACTGGAACAGCCCATGACATTCTGATCAAGTGTAGCGGAGAAGATGAAGGGTCTAGGAATCCGGTATTATCTGTCTGCGTGGACAACAAGAAGGTAATTCAGGTAAAGCGATTAAGGTGGAATTTTCGGGGAAACCAGACCATCTTTGTGGATGGATTGCTAGTGGATATGATGTGGGATGTTCATGATTGGTTCTTCAATCCATCATCCGGTTCTGCTGTTTTCATGTTTAGGACAAGGAGCGGACTGGACAGCAGGCTATGGTTGGAGGAGAAGAATTTGACGAATAAGGAACAAGAGAAGGTCGAGTTCTCCTTGTTGATCTGTGCCTGTAAGAACCCTGACTGA
- the LOC100240905 gene encoding uncharacterized protein LOC100240905 isoform X3 — protein sequence MPPKWLHHLGSMKEFSKMRTIASCYSEHAIKVSDSYCSGPSNQACLSPSLIPSIQKAVTCIYKARLSNQKQLLITLNWCNNLVGQGFSIKISNDLSSSFESNAVSHQFRNNRGTRTFELCDSRIEVFWDLSRAQYDSGPEPINGFYVIVLADSELSLLLGDMDVEPHVKKLINGIPVAKFSLVSRSEHFSGNAVYLTKVQFCDTGTAHDILIKCSGEDEGSRNPVLSVCVDNKKVIQDKERTGQQAMVGGEEFDE from the exons ATGCCACCAAAATGGTTGCACCATTTGGGCTCTATGAAAGAG TTCTCTAAAATGAGAACCATAGCATCTTGTTACAGCGAACACGCCATTAAAGTTTCAGACTCCTACTGTTCAGGCCCTTCAAACCAGGCTTGTCTCTCCCCAAGCCTCATCCCTTCAATCCAAAAGGCAGTTACATGTATTTACAAGGCTAGGCTCTCCAATCAAAAGCAGCTCCTGATCACTCTCAACTGGTGCAACAACCTGGTTGGACAAGGCTTCAGCATTAAAATCAGCAACGACCTCTCCTCTTCTTTCGAATCCAATGCAGTCTCTCATCAATTTCGAAATAATAGGGGCACCAGGACTTTCGAATTATGCGACTCAAGAATTGAAGTCTTCTGGGATCTTTCCAGGGCTCAGTATGACAGTGGACCAGAACCAATCAATGGGTTTTATGTCATAGTTTTGGCTGACTCGGAACTTAGTCTCCTCCTTGGAGACATGGATGTGGAACCCCATGTGAAAAAACTCATAAATGGAATCCCTGTTGCAAAATTCTCCTTGGTTTCCAGGAGCGAGCATTTCTCTGGTAACGCCGTCTACTTGACTAAGGTTCAATTCTGTGACACTGGAACAGCCCATGACATTCTGATCAAGTGTAGCGGAGAAGATGAAGGGTCTAGGAATCCGGTATTATCTGTCTGCGTGGACAACAAGAAGGTAATTCAG GACAAGGAGCGGACTGGACAGCAGGCTATGGTTGGAGGAGAAGAATTTGACGAATAA
- the LOC100263161 gene encoding probable ribosome biogenesis protein RLP24, protein MRLEKCWFCSSTVYPGHGIQFVRNDAKIFRFCRSKCHKNFKMKRNPRKVKWTKAYRRLHGKDMTQDSTFEFERKRNRPERYDRNLAENTLKAIKKIDKVRVDREARHHALRMKGKKAKEQREAAKELEQGIHMVKAPAVLEKEPSLTLPKIKVKVSRPQAEENHPMEE, encoded by the exons ATGAGATTAGAGAAGTGCTGGTTCTGTTCCTCCACTGTATATCCAGGGCATGGTATTCAGTTTGTTCGCAATGATGCCAAG ATTTTTCGGTTCTGTAGATCTAAATGCCACAAGAACTTCAAGATGAAGAGGAATCCTCGTAAAGTAAAATGGACAAAGGCCTACAGGCGGTTGCATGGAAAGGATATGACACAG gATTCAACCTTTGAGTTTGAGAGAAAGCGGAATAGGCCAGAGAGATATGACAGGAATCTTGCAGAGAACACTCTAAAGGCAATTAAGAAGATTGACAAAGTTAGAGTAGATAGGGAGGCCAGACACCATGCGCTCAG GATGAAGGGAAAGAAAGCCAAGGAGCAAAGGGAGGCAGCAAAGGAACTGGAGCAGGGCATCCACATGGTCAAAGCTCCAGCTGTTCTCGAAAAGGAGCCATCTCTTACCCTCCCAAAAATCAAAGTCAAGGTATCTCGACCTCAGGCCGAGGAGAATCACCCCATGGAAGAATGA
- the LOC100258024 gene encoding PAN domain-containing protein At5g03700, with protein sequence MERPEATPSLLLLAISFLCTIKWPQIQTAAATSQELLKGFTATPEPSTSSFQPLLTDPTGNYSMGFLRVNRTQLALSVLHVPSAEPLWQADMARLARWSESTHFFFNGSLVISDPRTKVFWSTGTNGDRILLLNTSNLQIQKLDKSPTVLWQSFHFPTNTLVENQNFTVNMSLVSSNGLYSMRLGEDFIGLYENFKENPDQIYWKHGALEAKAEIVKGQGPIYIRLDSGGFLGMYQIGSTPVDVEAFYSFQHPIAGFRLLRLEPDGNLKGYYWTGSNWVLDYQAIKDQCELPGSCGSYGLCRPGSGCSCIDNSTEYNSEKECLPPETGNLCSDIEGENKFRVLRRKGIELPYKELMGYETTSSLEQCERSCENNCSCWGSVYNNASGFCYRVDYPIRTLLGVGDDTKVGYFKVREGPQKKAESGFGFVIGLLGATVLAFGGVVGFGVYKVWRRKGAKGVSEEAGGVNPGPYKTLGAASFRSIEMT encoded by the coding sequence ATGGAAAGGCCTGAAGCGACCCCTTCTCTCCTCCTCCTTGCCATCTCCTTTCTCTGCACCATCAAATGGCCACAAATCCAAACGGCTGCCGCCACCAGTCAAGAGCTTCTCAAAGGCTTCACAGCCACTCCAGAACCATCAACCTCGTCATTCCAGCCTCTTCTTACAGATCCCACCGGCAATTATTCCATGGGTTTTCTTCGAGTTAACCGTACCCAACTCGCCCTCTCAGTCTTGCATGTCCCATCAGCAGAACCACTCTGGCAAGCCGACATGGCTCGCTTGGCAAGATGGTCTGAATCTACTCACTTCTTCTTCAATGGAAGTCTTGTTATTTCTGATCCACGCACGAAGGTGTTTTGGTCAACTGGAACCAACGGCGACCGGATTTTGCTCTTAAACACTTCAAATCTCCAAATTCAGAAGCTCGATAAGTCCCCGACTGTACTCTGGCAAAGTTTTCATTTTCCTACAAATACCCTCGTCGAGAATCAAAATTTCACAGTTAACATGTCTCTGGTTTCTTCCAATGGCCTCTATTCAATGCGCTTAGGAGAAGATTTCATCGGTTTATacgaaaattttaaagaaaacccAGATCAGATTTATTGGAAACACGGAGCATTAGAAGCCAAAGCAGAAATAGTGAAAGGACAAGGGCCGATTTACATTCGACTTGACTCGGGCGGGTTTCTGGGCATGTACCAAATTGGAAGCACTCCCGTCGACGTGGAAGCCTTCTACAGTTTCCAACATCCTATCGCCGGATTCCGCCTCCTACGACTAGAACCCGACGGCAACCTAAAAGGATACTACTGGACCGGATCAAACTGGGTCTTGGATTACCAGGCTATCAAAGACCAGTGTGAGCTTCCGGGATCCTGCGGTTCCTACGGTTTGTGCAGACCAGGTTCCGGTTGCTCCTGCATAGATAACTCGACGGAGTACAACTCCGAAAAGGAATGTTTGCCGCCAGAGACGGGGAACCTCTGTAGCGACATAGAAGGTGAAAATAAGTTCCGAGTGTTGAGAAGGAAAGGGATCGAGCTACCGTACAAAGAGCTGATGGGGTACGAAACGACGTCGTCTTTGGAGCAGTGTGAGAGGTCCTGTGAAAATAACTGCAGCTGTTGGGGTTCTGTGTACAACAATGCATCCGGGTTTTGCTACCGGGTGGATTACCCGATCCGCACCCTGCTGGGCGTGGGAGACGACACCAAGGTGGGGTATTTTAAGGTGAGGGAGGGTCCACAGAAGAAGGCGGAATCCGGGTTTGGGTTTGTAATAGGGTTGCTGGGGGCCACAGTTTTGGCCTTTGGTGGAGTCGTTGGGTTTGGGGTTTACAAAGTGTGGAGGAGGAAAGGTGCGAAGGGGGTGAGTGAGGAGGCGGGTGGGGTGAACCCGGGTCCGTATAAGACGTTAGGTGCAGCCAGCTTTAGGTCCATTGAGATGACGTAA